A genomic segment from Castor canadensis chromosome 1, mCasCan1.hap1v2, whole genome shotgun sequence encodes:
- the LOC109676809 gene encoding olfactory receptor 5G9 — translation MADTNYTRITEFIFIGLKYHPQLQVFLFLLFLLFYLTTMIGNLGMIILIHMDSRLHTPMYFFLSHLSFVDICFSSVVGPKMLSDFFTERKAISFLGCALQQWFFGFFVAIECLLLASMAYDCYVAICNPLLYSVAMSQSVQLVVGPYAVGFLNTMTHTTAAFRLPFCHSNFINHFFCDMSPLLSFVCANTRINKLLVFIVAGAVLVVSSLTIIISYFYILMAILRIRSADGRRKAFSTCSSHITAVSILYGTLFFIYMRPSAISSLDLNKVVSVFYTAVIPMLNPLIYSLRNKEVKAAMGRMITKRKFFIKK, via the coding sequence ATGGCTGACACAAACTATACAAGGATCACAGAATTCATTTTCATAGGTTTAAAATACCACCCCCAGCTACAGGTTTtccttttcctgcttttcttgcttttttatctCACTACTATGATAGGAAACTTAGGCATGATTATTCTCATCCACATGGACTCCCGCCttcacacacccatgtacttttTTCTCAGTCACCTGTCATTTGTGGACATCTGCTTTTCATCAGTTGTGGGTCCCAAGATGCTCAGTGACTTCTTCACTGAAAGGAAAGCCATCTCTTTCCTGGGCTGTGCCTTACAGCAGTGGTTCTTTGGATTCTTTGTGGCCATTGAGTGCCTTCTCTTGGCATCCATGGCCTATGACTGCTATGTGGCCATTTGTAACCCACTCTTGTATTCAGTCGCTATGTCCCAAAGCGTACAACTGGTGGTTGGACCCTATGCTGTTGGTTTCCTCAACACCATGACTCACACAACTGCTGCTTTTCGACTTCCATTTTGCCACTCCAATTTTATCAATCATTTCTTCTGTGACATgtctccccttctttcttttgtatgtgCTAACACCCGCATTAATAAATTGTTAGTTTTTATTGTGGCTGGAGCTGTACTGGTTGTCAGTAGCCTGACCATTATAATCTCCTACTTCTACATCCTCATGGCCATCTTGAGGATACGCTCTGCTGATGGGAGGCGCAAAGCCTTTTCCACCTGCTCTTCTCACATAACAGCAGTTTCCATCTTGTATGGGACTCTCTTCTTTATCTACATGCGACCAAGTGCCATTTCTTCTCTGGACCTGAATAAGGTGGTGTCAGTGTTCTACACAGCAGTCATCCCCATGTTAAATCCACTCATCTACAGCTTGAGAAATAAAGAAGTGAAAGCTGCTATGGGTAGGATGATCACCAAGAGGAAGTTTTTCATCAAGAAATAA